In Onthophagus taurus isolate NC chromosome 6, IU_Otau_3.0, whole genome shotgun sequence, a genomic segment contains:
- the LOC111427930 gene encoding FAS-associated death domain protein, with protein MTRYQDLYHYVRAASWPDAVISDIKFKYKDIIASNRQLAACKNITDFLYILEKRDELNEENYVILEDLYILLRDVNESHPQQKGNLETRISPEVRVLPVVPNGLYKRLEQVISLKIGHKWKDFARGLGILEGQIDELEDRHKNISDRIRDVLEFHEHCCPKQFLYSSIYNALCLARRKDLALDVQLIIDTN; from the exons ATGACTCGATATCAGGATTTGTATCATTACGTACGAGCTGCATCCTGGCCAGATGCAGTTATATCCGAcataaagtttaaatataaagatatCATTGCTTCAAATCGGCAATTGGCAGCCTGTAAAAACATTACTGATTTTTTGTACATATTGGAGAAAAGGGACGAACTAAACGAAgaaaattatgttatcttagAAGATCTTTACATTTTATTGAGGGATGTAAACGAATCTCACCCACAACAAAAAGGAAATCTAGAAACAAGAATCAGCCCAG aagtTCGGGTGCTTCCTGTTGTACCAAATGGGCTTTACAAAAGACTTGAACAAGTCATTTCTCTAAAAATCGGTCACAAATGGAAAGATTTTGCGCGGGGACTAGGAATACTTGAAGGACAAATCGATGAACTTGAAGATCGACACAAAAACATATCGGATCGTATTCGTGACGTACTTGAATTTCATGAACATTGCTGTCCCAAGCAATTTTTGTATTCCTCCATTTACAACGCTTTATGTTTAGCTAGACGTAAAGATCTCGCTTTGGATGTACAACTTATTATTgacacaaattaa